The window TTCTCTTTGTTGAAAGAGGATATTAAAGTATTGTTGAGGTTACTTAGGATATTGGTAGGAATCTGCCCCTTGAAATGATTGGAAAGCAGTTTGTAGGTAGTATTCTGGCGTGAGGAATTCAGTATCCCGTTCGCTTCCTTTTTCTCATCGGCTATTTTCAGCTTGATCTCCTCGGTCAGGTAAAAGAAATCCTTTACCTGTTCCTGCACAAAATGGTGGCTCATGATCATATTGGCAGCACGGAAACAAATGCGTTGCCAGTCGTATAGCTGATCCTTCGCAGCTCTGATCACTTCTTTATCGTCCGAGTCAATCAGTAGCTGGATTTTACGGGTGACAATCATCGTTTCTTTTTCCATGGCATTAATTTTTTATCCTTTTTACTTTGGTATAGGCTAGCACAAAAGCTCTTTTGATATGCTCCTGGCTTAAATTCAATGCTCTGGCGATCTCTTCAAAACTGTACTGGAGTTCATACCGCATGTGCAGAATACGGGATTGTTCCTCACAGAGATCGCCCTCAAATTTGAATTTCTTGGCTTTTCCGGTAGACTCAAGTTTTTGTGAGCTGGTCAGAATTGATTTTAATGTTTCCAGTGTTTTTTCCACGGTTCGGGCCACCTGATAATCCGAAATGCCACCAATATGCCAGGCAATGCGTTCATAGTTGAAATTATATTTAAGGCATAGCTGAATAAACAGCTGCTGGTTTTCGTTAAGGTTAGGCATGACCGCCTCGACTTGCCGCCATTTTAGCTTTAAGCGTTCATCCAATTCTTCCTGATATATTACATCTTCGGGATCCGGTTCAGTCTCCGGATCGTAGCCTCCGATGAACTCCTGATAGTTTTCGATCTCGTCGAGTTTGAGCATATTCCGTTGAAAATTGTGGCTGGAGATCTTATAGTAAGCTTTGCAGGCCTTTAGGGTGGTGCTATGGAGAAAGCTTTTAAGGTGGTTCGGACAGGTTATACTATTTCTGATGAGCCAAAGACGAAGAAAAGCTTCGCTAACGATACAGTCCGCGTTAACGTCATCTTTGATGTACCTTCTCCTTTGATAAAATAACGAAGGATAGAGCTGATTATAAAAGTATTCAAGGCCTCTTTCATCACCACTGCTGAATTTGTTGAAATAAAAACTCTTCTCGTTTATGTTATATGTGGTTTCTGCTCTCATAAATCAGTGTTTATGTTCTGATTCAAATTATTATTAAGATAATGGGGGCGAAATAAAGCAAAAACCAGCCCTTCCGCGTTAATATCTGCGGATATGGTAAACCATATTTGTTATTAGAAAAAA is drawn from Pedobacter sp. HDW13 and contains these coding sequences:
- a CDS encoding sigma-70 family RNA polymerase sigma factor, whose protein sequence is MRAETTYNINEKSFYFNKFSSGDERGLEYFYNQLYPSLFYQRRRYIKDDVNADCIVSEAFLRLWLIRNSITCPNHLKSFLHSTTLKACKAYYKISSHNFQRNMLKLDEIENYQEFIGGYDPETEPDPEDVIYQEELDERLKLKWRQVEAVMPNLNENQQLFIQLCLKYNFNYERIAWHIGGISDYQVARTVEKTLETLKSILTSSQKLESTGKAKKFKFEGDLCEEQSRILHMRYELQYSFEEIARALNLSQEHIKRAFVLAYTKVKRIKN